Proteins found in one Gammaproteobacteria bacterium genomic segment:
- a CDS encoding fructose-bisphosphate aldolase class II has protein sequence MALITLRQLLDYAAENDFGLPAFNVNNMEQVHAIMQAAAAVDSPVIMQGSAGARSYAGEPFLRHLIAAAIEQYPHIPVCMHQDHGSEPGVCLRSIQSGFSSVMMDGSLMPDMKTPSSYEYNVEVTRKVVEMAHAGGVSVEGELGCLGSLETGMMGEEDGHGAEGALDHSQLLTDPEEAADFVKKTGVDALAIAIGTSHGAYKFSQKPTGKILRIDRVKEIHERIPSVHLVMHGSSSVPQDWLEIINNYGGDMGQTYGVPVEEIVEGIKNGVRKVNIDTDLRMASTGAVRKHLHDNPANFDPRKFLKESTKAMMEICKARYEVFGSAGHASRIKAMSLETMHKRYAAGELAPKVN, from the coding sequence ATGGCTTTGATTACCTTGCGCCAGCTTTTGGACTACGCGGCGGAGAATGACTTCGGCCTGCCCGCCTTCAACGTCAACAATATGGAGCAGGTGCATGCCATCATGCAGGCCGCGGCTGCGGTGGATTCGCCGGTCATCATGCAGGGTTCGGCAGGCGCCCGGTCCTACGCCGGCGAGCCTTTCCTGCGGCACTTGATCGCCGCCGCCATTGAGCAGTATCCCCACATTCCCGTCTGCATGCACCAGGATCACGGTTCCGAGCCGGGCGTGTGTCTGCGCTCCATCCAGTCCGGTTTCAGCTCCGTGATGATGGACGGTTCCCTGATGCCGGACATGAAAACGCCGTCCAGCTACGAGTACAACGTTGAGGTGACCCGGAAAGTGGTGGAGATGGCCCACGCCGGCGGTGTGTCCGTGGAAGGTGAGCTGGGCTGCCTGGGCTCCCTGGAGACCGGCATGATGGGTGAGGAAGACGGCCACGGCGCCGAGGGCGCGCTGGATCATTCCCAGCTTCTGACTGACCCTGAGGAAGCGGCCGATTTTGTCAAAAAAACCGGCGTGGACGCTCTGGCCATCGCCATCGGCACCTCCCACGGCGCCTACAAATTCTCCCAGAAGCCCACGGGCAAGATTCTGCGCATCGACCGGGTGAAGGAAATCCACGAGCGCATTCCTTCCGTGCATCTGGTCATGCACGGCTCTTCCTCGGTGCCCCAGGACTGGCTGGAAATCATCAACAACTACGGTGGCGACATGGGCCAGACTTACGGTGTGCCCGTGGAAGAAATTGTGGAAGGCATCAAAAACGGCGTGCGCAAGGTCAATATCGACACCGATTTGCGCATGGCCTCCACCGGCGCCGTGCGCAAGCATCTGCACGACAATCCGGCCAATTTCGACCCGCGTAAATTCCTGAAGGAATCCACCAAGGCCATGATGGAAATATGCAAGGCCCGCTATGAAGTCTTCGGCTCCGCCGGCCATGCTTCCAGGATCAAGGCCATGTCGCTGGAGACCATGCACAAGCGTTACGCGGCGGGGGAGTTGGCGCCCAAGGTGAACTAG